A genomic window from Aquitalea aquatilis includes:
- a CDS encoding cation acetate symporter: MKKCTGSLALAALSLFPVLAFASGAIEGDVKQQATNWHAIIMFVVFVAFTMGITYWAARRTRSASDFYTAGGGISGFQNGLAIAGDYMSAASFLGISAMVFDKGYDGLIYSMGFLVGWPVILFLVAERLRNLGKYTFADVASYRLQQTPVRMFAATSTLVVVAMYLIAQMVGAGKLIQLLFGLNYSSAVVMVGILMVCYVLFGGMLATTWVQIIKAVLLLCGASFMAFMVLSTVGFSPELMFEKAVAAHAKHAAIMAPGKTDPIDAISLGMALMFGTAGLPHILMRFFTVSDAKEARKSVFYATGFIGYFYILTFIIGFGAIMLVLNQPGMMETITKDGKQITQLVGGSNMAAIHLANAVGGDMFLGFISAVAFATILAVVAGLALSGASAVSHDLYASVIMKGKANEADEIRVSKITTVALGVIAIVLGLVFEKQNIAFMVGLAFSIAASANFPVLFLSMFWKGLTTRGAVIGGFIGLATAVVLIVLGPAVWVDVMKHKAALFPYKNPAIFSITLAFVSTWLFSVTDKSKSAAEEKAKFDAQFVRSMTGIGATGASKH; encoded by the coding sequence ATGAAAAAATGCACTGGCTCTCTCGCTCTGGCAGCATTGTCGCTTTTCCCGGTACTCGCCTTTGCTTCCGGCGCCATCGAAGGTGATGTGAAGCAACAGGCAACCAACTGGCACGCCATCATCATGTTCGTGGTATTCGTAGCCTTCACCATGGGCATCACCTATTGGGCAGCCCGTCGCACCCGCTCCGCCTCGGACTTCTACACGGCCGGTGGCGGCATCAGCGGTTTCCAGAATGGACTGGCCATTGCCGGTGACTACATGTCGGCAGCGTCCTTTCTGGGTATTTCCGCCATGGTGTTCGACAAGGGCTACGATGGCCTGATCTACTCCATGGGCTTTCTGGTGGGCTGGCCGGTCATTCTGTTCCTGGTAGCAGAACGCCTGCGCAACCTGGGCAAATACACCTTTGCCGACGTGGCCTCCTACCGCCTGCAACAAACACCGGTACGCATGTTTGCCGCCACCTCCACCCTGGTCGTGGTCGCCATGTACCTGATCGCGCAAATGGTGGGTGCCGGCAAGCTGATCCAGCTGTTGTTCGGCCTGAACTACTCCTCTGCCGTGGTCATGGTAGGCATCCTGATGGTGTGCTACGTGCTGTTTGGCGGCATGCTGGCTACCACCTGGGTACAGATCATCAAGGCCGTACTGCTGCTGTGTGGTGCGTCGTTCATGGCCTTCATGGTGCTGTCCACCGTAGGCTTCAGCCCTGAGCTGATGTTCGAGAAAGCAGTCGCCGCACACGCCAAGCACGCCGCCATCATGGCACCGGGCAAAACCGACCCGATTGATGCTATTTCCTTGGGTATGGCGCTGATGTTTGGTACTGCAGGCCTGCCGCACATCCTGATGCGCTTCTTCACCGTGTCTGATGCCAAGGAAGCCCGCAAGTCGGTGTTCTACGCAACCGGCTTCATTGGCTACTTCTACATCCTGACCTTCATCATCGGCTTTGGCGCAATCATGCTGGTACTGAACCAGCCGGGCATGATGGAAACCATCACCAAGGATGGCAAGCAGATCACCCAGCTGGTTGGCGGTAGCAATATGGCTGCCATTCACCTGGCCAATGCCGTTGGCGGTGACATGTTCCTCGGCTTCATCTCTGCCGTGGCCTTCGCCACCATCCTGGCCGTTGTGGCAGGTCTGGCCCTCTCCGGTGCCTCTGCTGTCTCGCACGACCTGTACGCCTCCGTCATCATGAAGGGCAAGGCCAACGAGGCTGACGAAATCCGCGTATCCAAGATCACCACCGTGGCACTGGGTGTCATCGCCATCGTGCTGGGCCTGGTGTTCGAGAAGCAAAACATCGCCTTCATGGTGGGTCTGGCCTTCTCCATCGCGGCTTCCGCCAACTTCCCGGTCTTGTTCCTGTCGATGTTCTGGAAGGGCCTGACGACCCGTGGCGCGGTGATTGGCGGCTTCATTGGCCTGGCTACTGCCGTGGTACTGATCGTCCTCGGACCGGCAGTATGGGTTGATGTGATGAAGCACAAGGCTGCCCTGTTCCCGTACAAGAACCCGGCCATCTTCTCCATCACCCTGGCTTTCGTCAGCACCTGGCTGTTCTCGGTAACTGACAAATCCAAATCGGCTGCAGAAGAAAAAGCCAAGTTCGATGCGCAGTTTGTCCGCTCCATGACCGGTATCGGCGCAACCGGCGCTTCCAAGCACTAA
- a CDS encoding DUF485 domain-containing protein, with amino-acid sequence MNEDVLKKVQSNPKFKELVQKKTSLGWQLSIAMLVIYYGFIMILAFSPSTLGAPLAPGMTMTVGIPVGILIILSAFVLTGLYVRKANGEFDQLNREIVEEAQK; translated from the coding sequence ATGAACGAGGACGTACTCAAGAAAGTACAGTCCAACCCGAAGTTCAAAGAGCTTGTTCAAAAGAAGACAAGCCTGGGTTGGCAGCTCAGCATCGCAATGCTGGTCATTTACTATGGCTTCATTATGATTCTGGCATTTTCACCGTCTACGCTGGGCGCACCGCTGGCTCCCGGCATGACCATGACTGTAGGCATCCCGGTCGGGATTCTGATCATTCTCTCCGCCTTCGTGCTGACCGGCCTGTACGTGCGCAAAGCCAATGGCGAGTTTGACCAGCTCAACCGCGAGATCGTCGAGGAGGCACAAAAATGA
- a CDS encoding LysR family transcriptional regulator yields MEIYQLRTFVTVAQQGHLTQAAELLHLSQPAVTAQIKALEEEVGMPLFERTAGGVTMTRAGQELLPQAQSILASAREIINHAKGLKGQTGGKALIGLTLTPATLKAGEWVAALVEKYPLLDLRLQHGVTGEVLNLVRKKELDAGFYLGKNPYVNVNTVLLTNLPFRIVLPNGWKNRIDLNNTKELGRLPWVGLSQFSSLSKITAELWRELNISPKKVTESDNLAAVLELVACGVGVALAREEEALEWEAAGRLTVVPAVRKLAELQFVYPSDRVGDPILEALLQELIRVWALSPDVAH; encoded by the coding sequence ATGGAAATCTATCAGTTAAGGACCTTTGTCACCGTGGCCCAGCAGGGCCATCTGACACAGGCAGCAGAATTGCTGCATTTATCCCAGCCGGCAGTCACGGCACAGATCAAGGCGCTGGAAGAAGAAGTGGGCATGCCCTTGTTCGAACGCACTGCTGGTGGCGTCACCATGACGCGTGCCGGGCAGGAATTGCTGCCACAGGCACAGTCCATCCTGGCGTCGGCACGTGAAATCATCAATCACGCCAAAGGCTTGAAAGGGCAGACCGGAGGCAAGGCGCTGATTGGGCTGACCTTGACGCCGGCCACCCTGAAAGCCGGCGAGTGGGTGGCTGCGCTGGTGGAAAAATATCCGCTGCTGGACCTGCGGCTGCAACACGGAGTAACCGGCGAAGTGCTCAACCTGGTGCGCAAGAAGGAGCTGGACGCCGGCTTTTATCTGGGGAAAAACCCCTATGTCAACGTCAATACCGTGCTGCTCACCAATCTGCCTTTCCGCATCGTGCTGCCCAATGGCTGGAAAAATCGCATTGATCTGAACAACACCAAGGAGCTGGGGCGCCTGCCCTGGGTTGGGTTGTCGCAATTTTCCAGTTTGTCGAAAATTACCGCCGAACTCTGGCGCGAACTGAATATTTCGCCGAAGAAGGTGACAGAAAGCGACAATCTGGCCGCTGTGCTGGAACTGGTGGCCTGCGGCGTGGGCGTGGCACTGGCACGTGAGGAGGAGGCGCTGGAGTGGGAAGCCGCCGGACGATTGACGGTTGTGCCGGCTGTGCGCAAACTGGCCGAGCTGCAGTTTGTCTATCCGTCCGACCGGGTGGGCGATCCGATTCTGGAGGCTTTGCTGCAGGAATTGATCCGTGTCTGGGCGCTCAGCCCGGATGTAGCACACTAA